A stretch of DNA from Paenibacillus sp. FSL W8-0186:
CAGAATCCAGAAGTGGTTTTAGACAAAATGAAGGCATGGGTAAAAGACAGAGGGAATATTCTATTATTCGAACACGGTATAAGTACGAATCCGACCTACGCATGGTTACAGAACCGATTTGATGGACTATCTGTAAAATTAGTCGGCTGCCATCAAAATAGGGACATTCTGCAAATGGTAGAAGATGCAGGAATTGAGATCGAACACTTGGAACGAATGATGATAAATTCAGTGGTGCTTATTCGGGGAACAGTTCGAAAAGGTTTGTAAAAAATCCTATATTGGAGCCCAAAGGGAGGAGTAAATATTAAAATTAACTGGAGACTAATGATTTTAGTTGTTTTTATTTTTAGCTTGGTTATTTTTGGTTACAAAGAATATCAGAAAAATATTAAATATGAAAAATATCTCTCTCAAGAGCTGTTCAATAGTTATAGTGAATTAATAGGTAATATATTCACTACTAAAGAAGTTTTAACCTCTCTATTAACTAGTCAAGCAGATTTCAATACAAAAACAGTTCTAGCGGATCTTTTGCAACGTACATCAATGTTAACACAGGAATTGGATTATTATATTAGCACCTTTAAAACAAAAGATGATGAGGAATTAAAGAATAAAAGTTCATTAGTAACCAGTAACTTTGCATATTTCTTTCAACAAAATGACGCTAATACGCCTTCAGATGAAGACATAGACAAAATGATCAGTCTCAATGAAATGATTGAAACATGGATTGACGTTATTATTAATGAATATCCTGGGATAACAAATGAAAATAAATATGAGATCCTTTATGAGGAAAATAAAGGGGGCGATATTTTCATCAGGAATCATAAATGGAAGAGCATAATAACCGGTCTAGATAGAGTTTCAAGAAACTATGAGGGTGTATCTCAAAACTAGGTAAATGGCAGGTGCAAAAATGATCTATCGGAGAAAGACATATATCGTGGATTCTTCATTCGTGGAGGAGTTCAATGCATTATTTAACGACATTCTCTTACCATCTCAGTTGAAATATGGAGCTAGACTAATCGGCAGATGGCATCTTGAAGTGGATGTGAACACAAGTGAGATTTTTGCCCTCTGGGAATATGATTCTTTTAAGCAGTACGAAGAGATTGAAACAAAGATTAAAGCGGATGAAGAACATGTACAAAGAGTTCAGAATCGTTTTGATCAGATTGGCAGAGAGCGTTTTAAGGAGGTACTAAAACAAGAAATCAAACAGGAATTTATAACATCAACTGTAGATCGAGACAAAACGATATTAAAGCCGAGAGTCTAACCATTTTAAGAGAGCAGGTGATGGAAGGTTGGTTTTAATCCGTAAATATAAATCAGGTGACCTAGAGGCGGTAACTAATTTGATGACTGATTTAGGTTATCCAACAGATGTGGACAGCATGAAGCAGAGAATGAAACTGATCGAGAATAATCCGGGGTATTTTACTTTCGTGGCAATTCAAGATCATGAAGTCGTTGGTATGATAGGTACTCGCTTAGTACACTACTACGAGGGGGATGGAGTTACAGTACAAATCTCCATTATAGTTGTTAGGGAGGATCTTCAAGGGAAAGGAATAGGAAAGGAACTACTTGCATTTATAGAGAATTGGGCTAAGGAGAAGGGGGCAAATAGCCTTTATTTGTCCAGCGGTATCAAACCAGAACGGATTAAAGCACACGAATTTTATAAGAAAAATGGTTTTGATATAAATGGATATCGATTTGTTAAGAGGTTTGAAATGGTTCAATAATTAGGAGGCAAACTATGATACTCAAATTTCATCATGCACAGATTACAATTCCAAAGGGCCAAGAAGAAAAGGCGCGGAAGTTCTATTGTGGAGTTTTACAGCTGAAAGAAATACAAAAACCAGAAAGTTTGCTTGACAGAGGCGGATTTTGGGTTGAAGTTGGCGACCAGCAGTTGCATATTGGTACTGAAGCAGGAGTGGATCGTTTATTAACAAAAGCTCATCTCGCCTACGAAGTAGAAGATATCAAGCTAATGGAAACCCGGCTAAAAGAAAATGGAATTGAAACACTAAAGTCAATACCTATTCCAGGGTTTGAAAGATTTGAATTTAGAGATCCATTTGGAAACAGAGTAGAATGTATAAAGCCAGTAAAATAGAAATTTCAGCTGGAGCACAAATATCCCTAAGATAATTGGGGTAAAATGGTTTAATTGTAAGATATTATTTGCCATTCTGATCATTTATACTAGAGACACCTGGCAAAAAGCGGCTTTCATGATGAAAAGGTAGCAGCAGCAATCTTTTTATTT
This window harbors:
- a CDS encoding GNAT family N-acetyltransferase, encoding MVLIRKYKSGDLEAVTNLMTDLGYPTDVDSMKQRMKLIENNPGYFTFVAIQDHEVVGMIGTRLVHYYEGDGVTVQISIIVVREDLQGKGIGKELLAFIENWAKEKGANSLYLSSGIKPERIKAHEFYKKNGFDINGYRFVKRFEMVQ
- a CDS encoding VOC family protein, giving the protein MILKFHHAQITIPKGQEEKARKFYCGVLQLKEIQKPESLLDRGGFWVEVGDQQLHIGTEAGVDRLLTKAHLAYEVEDIKLMETRLKENGIETLKSIPIPGFERFEFRDPFGNRVECIKPVK
- a CDS encoding NIPSNAP family protein, whose protein sequence is MAGAKMIYRRKTYIVDSSFVEEFNALFNDILLPSQLKYGARLIGRWHLEVDVNTSEIFALWEYDSFKQYEEIETKIKADEEHVQRVQNRFDQIGRERFKEVLKQEIKQEFITSTVDRDKTILKPRV